A genomic window from Treponema maltophilum ATCC 51939 includes:
- a CDS encoding CvpA family protein — MTFNFLDVVFMALILVCAIQAAVNGFIKEFFGKAAFVLGIFVAVMLYAQLTPYINRYIKSAFVSQILAFLLIFILIYLIVRLVQQLVGSFFSGDILSGLDRALGFFFGVAEGLLLISVVLVILYAQPWFDIGPLVKGSFFHRMLEALLVKPVSRVQDLIACVFFAGERFRV; from the coding sequence ATGACCTTTAATTTTCTTGATGTTGTTTTTATGGCGCTTATATTGGTGTGCGCCATACAGGCTGCAGTTAACGGCTTTATAAAAGAATTTTTCGGTAAAGCCGCCTTTGTGCTCGGTATCTTTGTTGCGGTAATGCTTTATGCACAACTGACGCCGTATATAAACCGATATATAAAATCGGCTTTCGTATCACAGATTCTGGCGTTTTTGCTTATATTTATTTTGATTTATTTAATAGTTCGTCTTGTTCAGCAGCTGGTCGGCAGTTTTTTTTCGGGCGACATACTTTCAGGATTGGATCGCGCGCTCGGTTTTTTTTTCGGAGTTGCCGAAGGTCTTCTTTTAATCAGTGTCGTGCTGGTTATTTTGTATGCGCAGCCGTGGTTCGACATAGGGCCTTTGGTGAAAGGCAGCTTTTTCCATCGAATGTTGGAAGCCTTATTGGTAAAACCGGTGAGCAGGGTTCAGGATCTTATCGCCTGCGTTTTTTTTGCGGGAGAGCGATTCCGTGTTTGA
- a CDS encoding V-type ATP synthase subunit E, whose translation MDVQLQELIDKIKKDGVASAEAAASDIIAQAEKKAAALIAEAEDKAASVIKNAKAETERLEKAATDAMRQAGRNLLISFRDGINAQLDAFVKAETAKSYSSDIMKTLIPETVKQWASKSEAESVAVLLPEKDLNVLETSVRSALKDRFAGGIEIKPDSGLTAGFRIGTKDGSAYYDFSAEAVAELFAAYLNPRTAQILKEAASSIQEGNS comes from the coding sequence ATGGACGTCCAATTACAAGAGTTGATCGACAAAATCAAAAAAGACGGAGTTGCTTCTGCCGAAGCGGCGGCATCCGATATTATCGCGCAAGCCGAAAAAAAAGCGGCCGCTTTAATCGCCGAAGCCGAAGATAAGGCGGCGTCCGTTATAAAAAACGCAAAGGCCGAAACGGAACGGCTCGAAAAAGCCGCTACGGACGCGATGCGCCAAGCCGGACGGAATTTGCTTATTTCGTTCCGCGACGGAATAAACGCACAGCTTGATGCTTTTGTCAAAGCCGAAACGGCAAAATCCTATTCTTCCGACATAATGAAAACTTTAATTCCCGAAACCGTAAAACAGTGGGCGTCAAAAAGCGAAGCCGAATCGGTCGCCGTGCTGCTCCCCGAAAAAGATCTTAATGTTTTGGAAACGTCCGTGCGCAGCGCGCTTAAAGACCGCTTTGCAGGCGGTATCGAAATAAAGCCCGATTCGGGTTTAACTGCCGGATTCAGAATCGGCACAAAAGACGGAAGCGCCTATTACGACTTTTCCGCCGAAGCGGTTGCCGAACTTTTTGCCGCTTATCTTAATCCGCGCACTGCGCAGATCCTTAAAGAAGCGGCTTCTTCAATTCAAGAGGGAAACTCATAG
- a CDS encoding sigma-54-dependent transcriptional regulator produces MQYTILIIDDEKNIREGLGAALEMEGYKIALASDGKAGLERLVKGDIDLVITDLRMPEVSGEHVLAKVTAENPGVPVIVLTGHGSIDSAVDAMRNGAYDFLTKPLNLDQLVLIVKRALQGRELVLKHKELQEELNSRKSFESIIGKSAEMQKIFEIVRKAAGSKASVLITGESGVGKELIANALHNLSPRRDNSLIKVHCAALSENLLESELFGHEKGAFTGATSLKRGRFELANGGTIFLDEIGEIDQNVQIKILRVLQDKRFERVGGEETLEVDVRVIAATNRDLEAEIAAGRFREDLYYRLNVVHIHVPPLRDRRDDIPLLITAFLQEFAKENGKTIEGIDSRARSALYKFDWPGNIRQLRNCLESAVVMSSGPIIKLEDLPPSIAGSSQADIIEVPAGIPMAEAEKMLILQNLAINKGNKTKTADILGIGRKTLHRKLDEYAGKAGLRHE; encoded by the coding sequence ATGCAGTACACGATATTGATTATAGATGACGAAAAAAACATCCGCGAAGGATTGGGCGCCGCGCTCGAAATGGAAGGCTATAAAATCGCCTTGGCTTCGGACGGCAAGGCGGGCTTGGAGCGGCTCGTAAAAGGCGATATCGATTTGGTTATAACCGATTTACGCATGCCGGAAGTGAGCGGCGAGCACGTGCTTGCAAAGGTTACGGCCGAAAATCCCGGAGTGCCGGTCATCGTACTCACGGGGCACGGAAGCATAGACAGCGCGGTCGACGCGATGCGTAACGGTGCCTACGATTTTTTAACGAAGCCGCTCAATTTGGATCAGCTGGTACTTATCGTAAAACGCGCGCTGCAGGGCAGGGAACTTGTTTTAAAACACAAAGAACTGCAGGAAGAATTGAACAGCCGCAAGTCTTTCGAATCGATTATCGGCAAAAGCGCCGAAATGCAAAAAATATTCGAAATCGTGCGCAAAGCCGCCGGCTCAAAGGCCTCGGTTTTGATAACCGGCGAAAGCGGCGTCGGCAAAGAACTTATCGCAAACGCGCTGCATAATTTATCGCCCCGGCGCGACAATTCGCTTATAAAAGTTCACTGCGCCGCGTTGTCGGAAAATCTTTTGGAAAGCGAATTGTTCGGTCACGAAAAAGGCGCCTTTACCGGCGCGACTTCGCTTAAACGGGGCCGCTTCGAGCTTGCAAACGGCGGTACTATTTTTTTAGATGAAATCGGCGAAATAGATCAAAACGTTCAGATAAAGATTTTGCGCGTGCTGCAGGACAAGCGCTTTGAACGGGTCGGCGGCGAAGAAACGCTGGAAGTCGATGTACGCGTTATTGCGGCAACCAACCGCGATTTGGAAGCCGAAATCGCAGCCGGACGTTTCCGCGAAGATTTGTATTACCGGCTCAATGTCGTTCACATTCACGTGCCGCCGCTTCGCGACCGCCGCGACGACATTCCCCTGCTTATTACCGCTTTTTTGCAGGAGTTCGCAAAAGAAAACGGAAAAACGATTGAAGGCATAGATTCGCGTGCACGCTCGGCTTTGTATAAATTCGATTGGCCGGGCAATATACGGCAGCTTCGCAACTGTTTGGAAAGCGCCGTCGTAATGAGTTCGGGCCCGATAATAAAACTTGAAGATTTGCCCCCGTCGATTGCCGGAAGCAGCCAAGCCGATATTATCGAAGTGCCGGCCGGCATTCCGATGGCCGAAGCCGAAAAAATGCTTATACTACAAAACCTCGCGATCAATAAGGGCAATAAAACAAAAACCGCCGATATACTCGGCATCGGCCGTAAAACGCTTCACCGTAAACTCGACGAATATGCCGGGAAGGCGGGGCTTCGGCATGAATGA
- a CDS encoding FapA family protein encodes MITLETIRTDMEQLLEQEKNLRYVDVRADTLDEALADAASQLETRPMFLEYEVLEQGFKGIAGLMKTPWFIRAYENSSLTHKNTKKKTNKDMLAGAFEDSGKPKDADGIFYVHYFGSQINLKVIPPVGKGAPVDFESVMAKIKRSDTLSVEESVIKKAVAKGSGGEYIPVGLYSHNQAGDATFYVDISADEMKASIVAAAPAIGGAEISADRILKMLDGQRVVVGINKEYIDSFVDKPVYGTPYVVAEGIPPVDGRDAYIAYNFETDRSKLRIKESESGQVDFKELNLIQNVIEGQTLAQKIPAERGKGGKTLFGRYLEAKNGKDIHIPLGKNVTLDTDGRTVLAAVNGQVLLVNDKITVEPVMELDAVNIKTGNITFLGTVIVKHNVEDGFDVHASGNIEVRGSVGSCRLESDNGDIVISQGIMGKDKGFVKAGKSLWAKFIQNSTVEAEEFIIVQDGIINSTVTANKKVLVQGKRASIIGGHIFATEEIYAKNVGNSTGGSETILEVGFDPKAKKRLDELIATQDARAKELDEVELNIQTLQNQKKVRRTLSHEKEENLNALIARQSDIHAETEEMTKEIQDLQTRLRELKVVGKVSVSGMVYAGVKILIRDVKEEVRNESKAVTFFYENGFIRYGKYEPPSEADAKRSPDGYSTN; translated from the coding sequence GTGATTACGCTTGAAACCATCAGAACCGATATGGAGCAGTTGCTTGAGCAGGAAAAAAATCTGCGCTATGTCGACGTGCGGGCCGACACCTTGGATGAAGCGTTAGCAGACGCGGCTTCTCAGCTGGAAACCCGCCCCATGTTCTTGGAATACGAAGTTTTGGAGCAGGGCTTTAAAGGCATTGCCGGATTAATGAAAACGCCGTGGTTTATCCGCGCGTATGAAAATTCTTCGCTGACGCATAAAAATACAAAAAAGAAAACAAACAAAGACATGCTTGCCGGTGCATTCGAAGATTCGGGCAAGCCGAAAGACGCGGACGGAATTTTCTACGTGCATTATTTCGGCTCGCAGATCAATCTAAAAGTCATTCCGCCGGTCGGCAAAGGAGCGCCCGTCGATTTCGAAAGCGTTATGGCAAAAATAAAACGATCGGATACGCTTTCGGTTGAAGAAAGCGTCATCAAAAAGGCGGTTGCCAAAGGCTCGGGCGGAGAGTATATTCCCGTCGGGCTGTATTCGCACAATCAGGCGGGAGACGCGACTTTTTACGTGGATATAAGCGCCGACGAAATGAAAGCGTCGATTGTTGCGGCGGCTCCGGCTATCGGCGGCGCCGAAATTTCGGCCGACCGCATACTGAAAATGCTCGACGGTCAGCGTGTCGTCGTCGGCATAAACAAAGAATACATCGATTCGTTTGTCGACAAGCCCGTGTACGGAACGCCGTACGTCGTTGCCGAAGGCATTCCGCCGGTCGACGGCAGGGACGCCTACATTGCGTACAATTTTGAAACAGACCGCTCAAAACTCAGAATTAAAGAAAGCGAATCCGGCCAAGTCGATTTTAAAGAGCTGAACCTTATTCAAAACGTTATCGAGGGGCAAACGCTCGCTCAGAAAATTCCCGCCGAACGCGGAAAAGGCGGTAAAACGCTTTTCGGCCGCTATTTGGAAGCCAAAAACGGCAAAGACATTCACATTCCGCTCGGAAAAAACGTTACGCTCGATACGGACGGCCGCACCGTACTCGCCGCCGTCAACGGGCAGGTTCTTTTGGTAAACGACAAAATCACCGTTGAACCGGTTATGGAGCTGGACGCCGTCAATATAAAAACCGGCAATATTACCTTTTTGGGAACGGTTATCGTCAAGCACAATGTCGAAGACGGTTTCGACGTGCATGCCTCCGGCAATATCGAAGTGCGCGGCAGTGTCGGAAGCTGCCGGCTCGAATCCGATAACGGCGATATTGTCATATCGCAGGGTATCATGGGCAAAGACAAGGGGTTTGTAAAAGCCGGCAAATCGTTGTGGGCGAAATTCATTCAAAACAGCACGGTCGAAGCGGAAGAATTTATCATCGTGCAGGACGGTATTATCAATTCAACCGTTACGGCGAACAAAAAAGTGCTCGTGCAGGGAAAACGCGCAAGCATTATCGGCGGGCACATATTCGCTACCGAAGAAATATACGCTAAAAACGTCGGCAACAGCACGGGCGGAAGCGAAACGATTCTCGAAGTCGGCTTTGATCCGAAGGCGAAAAAACGGCTCGACGAATTGATTGCGACCCAGGATGCGCGCGCAAAAGAATTGGACGAAGTTGAATTGAACATTCAAACGCTGCAAAACCAAAAGAAGGTGCGCCGGACGCTTTCGCACGAAAAAGAAGAAAATCTGAACGCGCTTATCGCGCGCCAAAGCGACATTCACGCCGAAACCGAAGAAATGACAAAAGAAATTCAAGACTTGCAGACGCGCTTACGCGAGCTGAAGGTTGTGGGAAAGGTTTCCGTTTCGGGCATGGTATATGCCGGCGTTAAAATTCTTATTCGCGATGTAAAAGAAGAAGTACGCAACGAATCGAAGGCGGTAACCTTCTTTTACGAAAACGGCTTTATCCGCTACGGTAAATACGAACCGCCGTCGGAAGCCGACGCAAAGCGGAGTCCCGATGGGTATTCAACCAATTGA
- a CDS encoding ankyrin repeat domain-containing protein, producing the protein MNWLLFTGKEDAGETESLVAFFKSKKVPYGIIGADAEDFLHAHKAEKDDTKKLYAQLHRTTHCICTGMDDIPPSPLFLYAAGLFSGKRIPVFLVPSKGTLPDRIADSLGKTFADVPTLLKSLKKNFPEYIKQEVQNSIKKKLFNLGVPLTPDSFSNYIARGDLDISKLFVKAGMDASICDSAGTPMLCIATRSNKLPLVSWLVKIGADINAASEDRGYTALMDAVWKNNYEIAELLVNAGADINTVAKDGQPLMVIATGICNIKICKLLFKNGGDITVKDRMGMSAFDYAKLFKKQVLIDLFKAKCR; encoded by the coding sequence ATGAATTGGTTACTGTTTACGGGCAAGGAAGATGCGGGAGAAACGGAATCTCTTGTCGCCTTTTTTAAATCGAAAAAAGTTCCGTACGGCATTATCGGAGCGGACGCTGAAGATTTTTTGCATGCGCATAAAGCGGAAAAAGACGACACAAAAAAACTGTACGCGCAGCTGCATAGAACCACCCACTGTATTTGCACGGGCATGGACGATATTCCTCCGTCGCCGCTCTTTTTGTATGCGGCGGGTTTGTTTTCGGGCAAACGGATTCCCGTGTTTTTGGTTCCGTCCAAAGGAACCTTGCCGGATCGTATTGCCGATTCACTCGGGAAAACCTTTGCCGACGTGCCGACTTTGCTTAAATCGCTGAAAAAGAATTTTCCCGAATATATAAAGCAGGAAGTGCAGAATTCGATAAAAAAGAAACTTTTTAATTTGGGCGTTCCGCTTACCCCCGATTCTTTTTCGAACTATATTGCGCGCGGCGATTTGGATATTTCAAAATTATTCGTTAAAGCCGGTATGGATGCAAGTATCTGCGATTCGGCGGGAACTCCGATGCTGTGCATTGCAACCCGAAGCAATAAGCTTCCCCTCGTTTCGTGGCTCGTAAAAATCGGCGCCGATATAAACGCCGCATCGGAAGACCGCGGCTACACGGCGCTCATGGATGCCGTGTGGAAAAACAATTACGAGATTGCCGAACTTTTGGTTAACGCGGGTGCCGACATAAACACCGTTGCAAAGGACGGTCAGCCGCTCATGGTTATTGCGACCGGCATTTGCAATATAAAAATCTGCAAACTGCTTTTTAAAAACGGCGGTGATATTACCGTAAAAGACCGCATGGGAATGTCGGCCTTTGATTACGCGAAGCTGTTTAAAAAGCAGGTTCTTATAGATTTGTTTAAAGCGAAGTGCCGATGA
- a CDS encoding UDP-N-acetylglucosamine--N-acetylmuramyl-(pentapeptide) pyrophosphoryl-undecaprenol N-acetylglucosamine transferase, translating into MKTVVFAGGGTGGHIYPGLAVADELKALAPNVRVVWFGSSAGRDKEMVCSNKNERGLPSADSFVGIPSGKLRRYFSLNNVFDLFKVIAGFFVSLFYLAKIKPAAVFSKGGFVSVPPCAAAKVLHIPVYTHECDFSPGLATRINSRFASRILLSYEESRRFFPERMRNKLFVTGNPVRPVFYAADAKKGLLFLGLAHTKHKPILLVLGGSSGARQINNLVFENLDWLCERFTVVHQTGKGDDFKKARFLAQKINGNADIKTNAAAKAEKTADAVTGDAGRNRYVPYDFIYNDMPDVLSACDIVFSRSGANTLWESAVCAKPMLLLPLAGSGTRGDQAENAARFEKCGAALVCDSLKDERALSDEVKDALEKLRDERFRLSMGKCALKAVGTEKSARKIADMLYGSINKK; encoded by the coding sequence ATGAAAACGGTCGTTTTTGCAGGCGGCGGAACCGGCGGCCATATTTATCCGGGGCTGGCGGTTGCGGACGAATTAAAAGCGCTCGCCCCGAATGTGCGTGTCGTATGGTTCGGTTCTTCTGCCGGCCGCGACAAAGAAATGGTGTGCTCGAATAAAAATGAGCGCGGCCTTCCGTCCGCCGATTCCTTTGTCGGAATTCCTTCGGGAAAGCTGCGCCGCTATTTTTCGCTGAACAACGTATTCGATTTATTCAAAGTGATTGCGGGGTTTTTCGTTTCGCTTTTTTATTTGGCGAAAATAAAGCCCGCCGCCGTTTTTTCCAAGGGCGGCTTTGTGAGCGTTCCGCCCTGCGCCGCGGCCAAAGTTTTGCATATTCCCGTCTATACCCATGAGTGTGATTTTTCGCCCGGCCTTGCGACGCGCATAAACAGCCGCTTTGCTTCGCGTATATTGCTTTCGTACGAAGAATCGCGCCGTTTTTTCCCCGAACGCATGCGGAACAAACTTTTTGTTACGGGAAATCCCGTACGTCCCGTTTTTTATGCGGCGGATGCGAAAAAAGGACTTTTGTTTTTAGGTTTGGCGCATACAAAACATAAACCGATTTTGCTTGTGCTCGGCGGTTCAAGCGGCGCGCGGCAAATAAACAATCTGGTATTTGAAAACCTCGATTGGCTGTGCGAACGTTTTACGGTCGTTCATCAAACGGGAAAGGGCGACGATTTTAAAAAAGCGCGCTTTCTTGCACAAAAAATAAACGGAAATGCCGACATCAAAACAAACGCGGCCGCAAAAGCCGAAAAAACGGCTGATGCCGTCACCGGAGATGCCGGCCGTAACCGGTATGTGCCCTACGATTTTATCTATAACGATATGCCGGATGTGCTGAGCGCCTGCGACATCGTGTTTTCGCGTTCGGGAGCCAATACGCTGTGGGAAAGCGCCGTGTGCGCAAAGCCCATGTTGCTTTTGCCGCTTGCGGGTTCCGGCACGAGAGGCGATCAGGCGGAAAACGCGGCACGGTTCGAAAAATGCGGTGCCGCGCTGGTGTGCGATTCGCTGAAAGACGAGCGCGCTTTATCGGACGAGGTAAAAGATGCGCTTGAAAAGTTACGCGATGAGCGATTCAGGCTGTCGATGGGCAAATGCGCATTAAAAGCCGTAGGAACGGAAAAGAGCGCACGAAAAATTGCCGATATGTTATACGGGAGTATCAATAAAAAATGA
- a CDS encoding aldose epimerase family protein, which produces MKVSKCRFGVLSDGTKVRLYTADNGTMSFSVTDYGCIITNISVPDKKGDRSDIVLGYSTFEGYLNDTKTYFGACIGRYANRIANARFSLNGAEYSLDANDGTSCLHGGFKGYNRTVWKAKPIEGENEVGVRFTRTSPAGEQGFPGKLKLEIEYILTKANELIFRYKAAAKEDTVVSLTNHSYYNLAGEGSGDILSHKLRLNASKYLPVDARLIPMGKQLEVEKSAFDFRSAKTIGCDIKKAGGYDHCFCIDQNRKEYAKGAASGLYFCAEAEDEKSGRKMSVYTDCPGVQFYSGNFLDVPAGKNGMPYTKYAGFCLETERYPDSPNRPEFPSALVKAGETYESVTVHIFNA; this is translated from the coding sequence ATGAAAGTATCGAAATGCCGGTTCGGCGTCTTGTCCGACGGCACAAAGGTTAGGCTTTATACCGCGGATAACGGCACAATGTCTTTTTCGGTTACCGATTACGGCTGCATTATCACGAACATATCGGTCCCCGACAAAAAAGGGGACAGGAGCGATATCGTGTTGGGCTATTCGACATTTGAAGGTTATTTGAACGATACGAAAACTTATTTCGGCGCATGCATAGGCCGCTACGCGAACAGAATTGCAAATGCCCGTTTTTCGCTGAACGGTGCCGAATATTCTTTGGATGCGAACGACGGTACGTCCTGCCTTCACGGCGGATTTAAAGGCTACAACCGCACGGTATGGAAGGCAAAGCCGATTGAAGGCGAAAACGAAGTCGGCGTACGCTTTACGCGCACCAGTCCCGCAGGCGAACAGGGTTTTCCGGGCAAGCTGAAGCTTGAAATCGAATACATACTTACAAAGGCGAATGAATTGATTTTCCGCTATAAGGCGGCCGCCAAAGAAGATACGGTTGTTTCGCTGACAAACCATTCGTATTATAATTTGGCCGGAGAAGGAAGCGGCGATATTTTATCCCACAAACTGCGTTTGAACGCGTCAAAATATCTGCCGGTCGACGCGCGTTTAATTCCGATGGGAAAACAGCTTGAAGTCGAAAAATCCGCCTTCGATTTTCGCAGCGCAAAAACAATCGGCTGCGATATAAAAAAAGCCGGCGGCTACGACCACTGTTTTTGTATAGATCAAAATCGAAAAGAATATGCAAAAGGCGCCGCGAGCGGACTTTATTTTTGTGCCGAAGCCGAAGACGAAAAAAGCGGCCGTAAAATGTCCGTGTATACCGATTGTCCGGGCGTGCAGTTTTATTCGGGCAATTTTTTGGACGTGCCGGCAGGAAAAAACGGCATGCCGTATACAAAATACGCGGGATTTTGCCTCGAAACGGAACGTTACCCCGATTCGCCGAACCGCCCGGAGTTTCCGTCCGCTCTCGTAAAGGCCGGCGAAACCTACGAGAGCGTTACCGTCCATATTTTCAACGCTTGA
- a CDS encoding two-component system sensor histidine kinase NtrB: MRDFVKRVTSKVSKLTPDQIQQLLDSLNEESEVLDAVFESLSVGLIICDSHWQPVLINKMAFSCIPLTVQNPAGTLVWELVEDEAVADFLKTNGNTQKKYISEEFTLATPGGAARFVNIAILPLVRAKKLSGYIVQIDDVTEKRNQETLIRRMENLASLTNLAASVAHEIKNPLGAISIHIQLIQKSLKKARKSGGKLPDEKYAEKYLETVNEEIDRLNQIIVDFLFAVRPVHAQLEAADPSALLDSFTDFIQAELKEKHISLKTEYIEKAPHIMLDPKLFRQVLNNLVQNSIAAMPTGGMLWLNTAVKGERFVLSIADTGTGMDEQTVARIFEPYFTTKAQGTGLGLTMVYKIIKEFGGDISVKSFPGEGTVFTLSFPIPQKEKRLLEYGKNDELGS, translated from the coding sequence ATGAGGGACTTTGTAAAGCGCGTAACGAGCAAGGTTTCAAAATTAACGCCAGATCAAATACAGCAGCTTTTGGATTCCTTAAATGAAGAAAGCGAAGTGTTGGATGCGGTTTTCGAATCGCTGAGCGTTGGTCTTATAATTTGCGATTCGCATTGGCAGCCCGTTTTAATCAACAAAATGGCGTTCAGCTGTATTCCGCTTACGGTACAAAATCCCGCCGGCACACTTGTGTGGGAACTGGTCGAAGATGAGGCCGTTGCCGATTTTTTAAAAACGAACGGCAATACGCAAAAAAAGTACATCAGCGAAGAATTCACGCTTGCAACTCCGGGCGGTGCGGCGCGTTTTGTGAATATAGCGATTTTGCCCTTAGTGCGCGCAAAAAAACTTTCGGGTTATATCGTGCAGATAGACGATGTAACCGAAAAACGTAATCAGGAAACGCTTATCCGCCGCATGGAAAATTTGGCAAGTTTAACCAATTTGGCGGCAAGCGTCGCACATGAAATAAAAAATCCGCTCGGCGCCATAAGCATTCATATTCAGCTTATACAAAAATCGTTAAAAAAAGCACGAAAGAGCGGCGGAAAACTTCCCGATGAAAAATACGCGGAAAAATATCTTGAAACCGTAAACGAAGAAATAGACCGGCTTAATCAAATCATCGTCGATTTTTTATTCGCGGTTCGTCCCGTTCACGCACAACTTGAAGCCGCGGATCCTTCCGCGCTGCTTGATTCTTTTACGGACTTTATACAAGCGGAACTTAAAGAAAAGCACATCAGCCTGAAAACCGAATATATCGAAAAGGCGCCGCACATTATGCTCGACCCGAAACTCTTCCGTCAGGTTTTGAATAATTTGGTGCAGAATTCGATTGCCGCAATGCCTACAGGCGGCATGCTGTGGCTGAACACGGCGGTGAAGGGCGAGCGCTTTGTGCTGAGCATTGCCGATACGGGAACGGGTATGGATGAACAAACCGTCGCCCGCATATTCGAGCCGTATTTTACGACAAAGGCTCAGGGTACGGGATTGGGCTTGACGATGGTGTATAAAATCATAAAAGAATTCGGCGGAGATATCAGCGTAAAATCTTTTCCGGGCGAAGGAACGGTTTTTACGCTGAGTTTTCCGATTCCGCAAAAAGAAAAGCGGCTTTTGGAATACGGCAAAAACGACGAACTCGGGAGCTGA
- a CDS encoding J domain-containing protein, translating into MENLFERFGSVLKDYIDDEGFQNAHRAQTARVHQSQENKDGAKGTDTHEEAAHKVSGGENGRKNMHGTVHTETEKRFTGKKARGFVYKAVPARLLEDFKTLGFESPTDFSSCKKRYKNLLQKYHPDKYASSAEEQKKAADITIKIHGAFKNIEQWFKENA; encoded by the coding sequence ATGGAGAATTTATTTGAGCGATTCGGCTCGGTGCTGAAAGATTACATAGACGATGAAGGTTTTCAAAACGCTCACCGTGCACAAACGGCACGGGTACACCAATCGCAAGAAAATAAAGACGGGGCAAAAGGTACGGACACACACGAAGAAGCCGCGCATAAAGTTTCGGGCGGCGAAAACGGTAGAAAAAACATGCACGGTACTGTTCATACCGAAACCGAAAAGCGCTTTACCGGCAAAAAAGCGCGCGGCTTTGTGTACAAGGCAGTGCCGGCACGATTGCTTGAAGATTTTAAAACCTTGGGATTCGAAAGTCCCACGGATTTTTCATCGTGTAAAAAACGGTATAAAAATTTGCTGCAAAAGTATCATCCCGATAAATACGCTTCGTCCGCGGAGGAGCAAAAAAAGGCGGCGGACATAACGATAAAAATCCACGGCGCTTTTAAAAATATCGAACAATGGTTTAAAGAAAACGCTTAG
- the whiG gene encoding RNA polymerase sigma factor WhiG — protein sequence MGMSLFEQKTEEELWIEFRKTESIQLRDAFIRQYMPLVKYVAGKVAVGMPGNVEFDDLVGFGQFGLLDAINKFDPEKNVKFKTYAVTRIRGAIFDELRQMDWVPRSVRQKSREIEDTIVELESRLGRTASDEEIAAAMNMSLDDFHHAMLKVSGTSVLSLNDVWYSGEDSDKMSIGDSIESPSSLNPDVIVEREEIKRVITEAINELPEKEKMVLVLYYHEDLTFKEIGQVLQVSESRISQLHASANTRLRAKLTNIRKGIM from the coding sequence ATGGGGATGTCGCTTTTTGAGCAAAAAACGGAAGAGGAGCTTTGGATTGAATTCAGAAAAACCGAATCGATCCAACTGCGCGACGCTTTTATACGGCAGTATATGCCGCTCGTAAAATACGTTGCCGGCAAGGTTGCCGTCGGCATGCCCGGGAATGTCGAATTCGACGATTTGGTCGGATTCGGTCAATTCGGTCTGCTCGACGCGATCAATAAATTCGATCCGGAAAAAAACGTCAAATTCAAAACCTATGCCGTAACCCGCATACGCGGCGCCATCTTCGACGAATTGCGTCAAATGGACTGGGTGCCCCGTTCCGTACGGCAAAAGTCGCGCGAAATCGAAGATACGATTGTCGAACTTGAATCGCGTTTGGGGCGTACCGCCAGCGATGAGGAAATCGCAGCGGCTATGAATATGAGCCTCGACGATTTTCATCATGCAATGCTTAAAGTGTCGGGCACGAGCGTGCTTTCGCTGAACGACGTGTGGTATTCGGGAGAGGACTCCGACAAAATGTCGATCGGCGACAGCATAGAATCCCCGTCGAGCTTAAACCCCGACGTTATCGTGGAACGCGAAGAAATAAAGCGCGTTATTACCGAAGCGATAAACGAACTTCCCGAAAAAGAAAAAATGGTGCTTGTCTTGTATTACCACGAAGATCTGACATTTAAAGAAATAGGGCAGGTTTTGCAGGTAAGCGAATCGCGCATATCGCAGCTGCATGCGAGCGCGAATACCCGCTTACGCGCAAAGCTTACGAATATTCGCAAGGGAATTATGTAA